The Erigeron canadensis isolate Cc75 chromosome 1, C_canadensis_v1, whole genome shotgun sequence genome segment caattaaaaaacttTGGTGCATGGATTATCTATCAATTTTGCTTCTCAGGGTTTTCCTAATaatagttatatgtattgttatttacgtacataatatagttgtactttaatcattaaattaaaGGATGAgattttgatttaaaaggtataatatttttatgcaCACTCACGACACCCTTGAAGTTGTAGTTAACAATTTTCTTCGAACTATTATGTGTTTTCCTATACGGATTTGTGTTAACTCATTCTTGTATTTTAGCTTTGGACATAGTGAAATAAAGTTTTGTGCTTAGAAGGTTCGTTGGAGAAGAATATTGGGTAAATTTACTAGAAATACCTTCATTTGAGTTGGATGTGGTAAAAGTTAACACATGAAAATAACACCTTTACTTAAGTAGGTGAGTTTGGGACGAAAAATGCAACCGCAACAATAActaatgtttttttgtttggaaaaaatgattgaaaaaaaaatattaaaaaacagagggacaatttttgtaatttacgtTATGTTTTGGGAGGGGGTGGGGTGTTGGAACAAAAGCGTATCTTGAAAAAATCCCAAAAATTCGATTCAGTTGCTTTTTAAAGTAAGCTAGCCAAAAACATAtcccttcttttcttttctttttcatttttttcctaAATATTTTCCTATTCACCCCctctattattaattaaacaacttattattattattattattatgttcaTAGCTTAGACctatactttattaaattaaactaaacacaaacaaacacacacaaacacactttTTTTTCTATCCAAATTTACAACTTGTTTAGGTTGGTTTCTCATCTTTTTGCTTTGCTGGTCAAATATCTTCTAACTTGGCTTAGatttgataccttttttttattcttgttattattatttattattcttgGTTACAGAGAAGAACAGTGAATGTGTCTGTTTTCCTTCACACCTcaagtttataattgtttttagtgttttaataattattactctacattgtttttttaaatcacAAAGTTTCTTGGGAATTTGAGCTTTTTTTTCTCTGCATCTTTTTTGGGCTGCAAAAAACAGCCATGCTTTGTTCCCTTGAGACTTcaattttagaatttttttaaaattaccttttttagcctttttattttttctttttctttttagtttttggatttttttctcTAGGGAATTTCTTGTCTTTGATTATTACTAATTTAGTGACCTTTCTGGGGTTGTGTGTTTTCTTGACTAAATTCACACAAAACAATGCTGCAATTATATTGTTTGTGAAAAACCTTTATATTTCACTGAAAAAGTTCTCTgcccacaatatatatatatatacatatatgtctGTTGAGCCAAAAAGTTACTAAATTTCAACACACCCACATCATTTTTAGTCATGAAGTGTTCAAGTAACAACTTGAAGAttcaaaaacaagaaaaagtttgaatctttaggcaaaaaaagaaaagaaaaatgggCCAAAAACTGCAAGGGCATCATCATTTAGTGGCAGTGAGTTTGAATGAGCAACAATTGGGAACAAAAAGGAAGTATACATCATATATACCGAGAACAAATCAAAGGATATACTTAGCATTATGGTTAATAACATTTGGATTTTTTGCTGTAGAAGTATATAGATGTATAGATGCAGGGCATCAACAAAGAATTGAAGAAGGATTAGTTAGTATGTGTGATCAAAGAGCAAGAATGTTACAAGATCAGTTTAGTGTTTGTGTTAATCATGTCCATGCTCTTGCTGTTTTGGTTTCTACTTTTCATTACTACAAGAATCCTTCTGTTATTGACCAGGTTTGACCCCCTTTTTTCAGCATTTTAGCTTTTtagtttgtgtttttataatgGTAATTTAGAGGATAAATAATTTCCTTTTTAACCAAATTGGTTTGTACTTAATATCTAATCTAacaatacatatgtatatatcccAGATAGTAATTAAGTTTTGGTGGATTGTATAAGATAAAATTTCTGATTTTTAGGTGTACTTTAATGATTTTTTCCTGcttttgttgtgtttttttctcttttttaaataaaggaAAGTACTAAATTGTAGGTAGTTCAAGAAACTAAAAGACCTGAGAAATATATGAGCTAAAgttattatctttttatttaaatagatGAAAAATTGATGTGTACTGTTATAGATCTCATGTACatcttttatttcatttcattactcgtatattttatttgtattcaTCACTAGTTCTTAAAGTTGAATACTTTTTTGGAATTCATAATCAAAGCTGAAGTTGCAACATTTGTTCATTTGACTGCAAAAGTCAAAGTCATAAGCATTATAAAACTGTCTTCATGACTATATGGCAGTgttgtttattttcatatattccaGAAGTGCAAAACTATAACCATTTTTGTTACATTATAATTCTTAAGCTAAGTTTGTTGGTGGTAACTTGAAGTAATTTATGTGTTGTCTTATGCAGGAAACATTTGCAGAATATACAGCAAGAACAGCATTTGAGAGACCTTTACTGAGTGGAGTAGCATATGCACAAAAAGTGATGAATTCGGAGAGGGAAGAATTCGAAAGTCAACATGACGGGACAATACGAACAATGGAGAACAAGGAACCTTCACCTCACCGTGATGAGTATGCGCCTGTAATTTTTGCTCAAGAAACTCTTTCTTACCTCAATTTGCTTGATATGATGTCTGGCGAGGTGAAATTTGTTAACTTTCTTGATTTCAAGTCATATATGAGTAGTATTTGTTGAAAATTATGTTTGAAAGAATCTTGAATTTGATCACAGGAGGACCGAGAGAACATCTTGAGGGCTCGGTCAACCGGGAAAGCAGTACTCACAAGCCCTTTTAAGCTCTTAGGTTCTCACCATCTTGGAGTAGTTTTGACTATTCCTGTGTATAAATCAAAGCTCCCCCCAAATGCATCTGTGCGGGATCGCATTGAAGCTACTGCCGGGTACTAATTCTCTctgttttttggattttttaatttgCATTTTAGAACTAATTATCTGGTGCTTGCAATTTTTGTCGCATTGTTTGATTTAATTACAGCTTATTTTATGATTCTTATTATGCAAATGTCACATTATCACATAATCACCTCAAAATCCACATCCAAGCACAACCccatttattaaaaagaagCTAAAATAAATGTGTTTTCTGCTTTTCGGTGAATAATCTAGTCTGCATGGTATTCTATTATTCTAATGCAAAGTTTGGTAACTATATCTTCTTGAACACAGATATCTTGGTGGAGCATTTGATGTCGAGTCACTTGTTGAAAACCTGTTAGGTCAGCTTGCTGGAAACCAGGAGATAGTGGTGAAGGTTTATGACGTTACCAACACGTCCGATCCATTAATCATGTATGGTCAGCAGACTCAAGATGGTGACCAGTCACGTGTACGTGTCAGCATGCTAGACTTTGGTGATCCATTTAGGAAGCACCAGATGATGTGTAGGTATCTTCACAAGGCACCTATGTCATTGACCGCCATTATCACTTCATGTTTGGGATACGTAATAGTTGGATTAGTTGGTTACATGTTTTATACCGGAGCCATTCATATTGTTCAAGTTGAAGACGATTTTGACACAATGCAACAGTTAAAGGTTCGAGCAGAAGCTGCTGATGTCGCCAAATCGCAGGTTTCTTAAACTTCAATACGTTTTACATGTTATCTTGTGTTATAGGTTAAGAGTTATAATTGTTCTGTATGCGATTTGAATGCCAGTTTCTTGCTACTGTCTCACATGAAATCCGAACACCCATGAATGGCATTCTCGGGATGCTTGCGTTACTTTTAGATACGGATTTAAGTTCGACACAAAGAGATTATGCTCAAACAGCTCAAGCTTGCGGAAGGGcattaattacattaataaacGAAGTGCTTGATCGGGCCAAAATTGAAGCTGGGAAGTTGGAACTAGAAGCAGTCCCGTTTGATCTTCGATCCATATTAGATGACGTCCTCTCGTTATTTTCTGAGAAGTCTCGAAATAAAGGGATTGAGGTAAAACGGTCTTTTTATTGCATCTGGtatattatttcttgttttttcaGTATCTGACTTTTTACTCGTTTTGGGGAAAACGAAGTTGGCTGTTCTTGTATCTGATAAAGTTCCACAAATTGTGATGGGCGACCCGGGGAGATTCAGACAAGTGATAACGAATCTTGTGGGAAATTCTGTAAAAGTAAGCAACTTTCGTGAATTTGAGTAGAAATGTAATTGATTATTGATTTTAGTTATTTAGAAGGTTTGAATTTGTGACAGTTTACGGAACAAGGACATATATTTGTTCAAGTCCACCTAGCTGAACATTCTAAAGCTGTTCAAGATGTAAAACCAGAGTCTTGTATGAATGGAAGATTCAAAACATTAAGTGGTCGTGAAGCAGCAGATGACCGAAACAGTTGGGACAAGTTTAGGCATTTAGTAGCAGATGAAGAGTTCCCATATAAAGTGTTGACATCTGACGGGACTTCACAGAATGTTAGTTTAATGGTGTCGGTCGAGGACACGGGAATCGGGATACCGTTACACGCCCAAGAGCTCGTTTTCATGCCATTCATGCAGGCTGATAGTTCAACCTCCAGACATTATGGAGGAACAGGAATTGGGTTGAGCATTAGCAAGTGTTTAGTTGAGCTGATGGGTGGTCAGATAAGCTTCATTAGCCGGCCTCAAATTGGTAGCACATTTTCTTTTAcagctatttttaaaaagtgtgaGAAAAATACAGTTAGTGAACCGAAGAGATCACTTTATGATGATCTGCCAACTACTTTTAAAGGCTTGAAAGCAACCGTTGTCGATACAAATCCCGTTAGAATTTCTGTAACAAAGTACCATTTGAAACGGTTAGGTGTCCTCGTTGAGGCTGTTAATAGCATAAAAATGGCGACCTCAGTTTTTGCCCATAATGGTAGAAAAGAATGGAAACCCGACATGATTCTAGTTGAGAAAGATGTTTGGTTATCTGGTGACAATGTGAACAGCTTACGTGGTTTTGGGCACGTATTAAAGTCACCCAAAATGATCATTCTTGCTACAAGCATAACAGGAACTGAATTCGACAAGGCAAAAGCAGCAGGATTTTCCGACACTTTGATTATGAAACCTTTAAGAGCGAGTATGGTGGCAGCTTGTCTTCAGCAGGTACTGGGAACAAAAAAGAAGGCGGAACAAGGTAAAGTCATGACAAATGGATCGGTGTATCTCAAGAGTTTGCTTTGTGGGAAGAAAATACTGGTGGTTGATGACAATATGGTGAACCGTAGAGTTGCAGCCGGTGCACTTAAGAAGTTTGGGGCTGCAGTTGAGTGTGCTGATAGTGGGAAAGCTGCTCTTGATCTGCTTCAGATTCCACATGGTATTGATGCATGTTTCATGGATATTCAGATGCCTGAAATGGACGGGTATGTAgtaaaacttgtttatttttttagcaATTAGTAAGCCAAATTGTTACTTTGTTCCTAAGATTGTATGTATCTGAATTGCAGTTTTGAAGCCACGCGACGTATTCGATTAATGGAGAGACAGGCAAACGAGCAACAAACAAGTGGCTCGATGGAGGGGTTGTTGCATCGGACCAAAGAGTGGCATTTGCCCATACTAGCCATGACTGCCGATGTTATTCACGCCACATTTGAAGAGTGTCAAAAAAGTGGCATGGATGGTTACGTATCAAAACCATTTCAGGAAGAAAATCTTTACCAAGCAGTCGCCAAGTTTTTCGAATCCAACCCCACAACGGAGTCGTAAGAAAACCAGAAAAAAGTTGCCAGCAAATTTTGCATATTTCTCCTGCTGGTGTTGCGTAGTTGTATGTACATTTGATGGTATCAGTTTTTTTTTCTGGATCTCACGAGCCGGCAGTATAGTTCCCGACAACCGGTTGTAACACCTAATTAACCAACTTCGGACCTAACTGGATTAGCTTCTCGATGAAACTCATACCATGATTTGAACCCCTAACATGTTTGTATAGATGGTTTAGGCAAGAGGGCAAGAGTTTTTTTATAATCTCGTTAAGATTGCTTTGTATTGTTTTATCGGTCTCGGTATATCGATATCCTTGTCAAGAAGCTATGAGAAGCACAGATGTAATGTGTTGTATTTGTATAATTGTCTTTGTTATCAGAATTGTGCATGTTTGGATTTCTAGTCAAGACCATTAATGGTCCCAAGTTTTGACACTCTTAACTTTTGAAGTACCTGTTTATGCACAAGGTACAACCCAAGAAGCCAAGGACCACCATGTACTTGAAATGACCAGTATTGGCTCAGGGTCTGTTGGTTGACAGACCTGGGTATGTACTGAGCTCATATTTGACCATTTCTGTGGGGTAGAAGGTTTTAGCCTTTTTTTTTAGTGTCTGCAAATTGTAATGCTAGGTGTACTACTTTTTTGGTTATCTGAATTTATAGCAACAactcaattttttatttatgttttatttcttttgtaatttaattggaaaaagataaataagttaatgacttgtaaaataaaaactcaagcTTGGAAGAAGGTGCGATAAGCCGATAAGGTGTTTGTAAAGATATTAGGCTTGTACAGTGCGATAGAAGAGGGTGCGATAAGGTGTTTGTGAAGATATGTATGCTTGTATAGCACGTATCGCGTAGATGCGGAAATGGATGGTCTGGTATCAGGTCAAAACAAGTTTGGATCGAATTCTGtacaagaaaaaatgttagttGCGTATGCTTTTGggcattttttctttattattagaTACGTTTATTTCTAGTGTCTATTAAGGTGAGATTTTTAGATAATAAGTTGTACATGTCATTATTCTTTGAAAAATGTTACAATAGAAACAAGCCCCACCTCGCCTCACATGCCCGTGACCCTCTTCCCCGTCCTCTTTTCACCGTGAGCCTCACACGGTCGACGATCATCGGGTAGCTTTCCCCGATTGTAACACATTTGGGGCGTTCACTCATAACTTTTCAGcatataattaaatgaaataaacttaCACGTGTTCTAACAATTGACTTGGAAATAAATAATTGGTCGCTAAAAAGATATGAAGAACATCTTTTAATtactatattaatataattttgtacaTTCTTTCAATGCAATGTATGTTGCGAAAAGATTCGAAACATACGAAGATAATAGTTGCAAAAGATTTTCGCCTTCATATGGTTATTGTTTGTATCGATCATACTTTATTGGGTTATgttacatataaaaacaaagtTACGGTTTTACGTTGGAAAAAAGATGGACCACCatgtgtgtttttataaaaaggtgtataacttttttatacaGTCAGGGTACTAATCAGttaaatgaattaattattTAGTTGGACCAATATACCTTTACCATAGAACATTTAGAACCAACAAAAAACAACACTAGTTTCTAAGTTCCTTTTAGTACTTTTCTATGCCAATCACAAAATTTCATTAACATTATGAATTAAAAACCTTTCAAGACTTGAATCATGTAACATGGGTGATACTTTATCAACGTATAGGTTTTGTGGGTTCTAATATCATAATCGTACGTTTTATGTATAAGTAATTTGTGTgaagttttttattaaataaaacccgCAATAAGAAATTATTTAGAGAATATTCTCAATTAAGTCTATAAAACTTGTTAGATATTCCTTATTTTTCACATTCATGGATGTGAGTGCACTTGTTAAATAAGTTTGTTGTCTCCACAAATTAGTTAAAAGCTTACACTTTTTATTGctttaaagtaaaaaagaaactgCTCATGTCGCATTTCGcgagttttgagccccaatacctccacggtgtatggggaggttatgATGTAGgaagaccttacctctacctatgtagagaggctgcttccatgtctacctaaatggtagcaAAAACCCTTCAACCTTTACATGCTTTAAAGTAGAAATGTTAATGTTTAATACTCTGGCTTGTTGGGTCGCTCTGTCTGGGTCCATAGGCGAGGAAGAAAATTGTTTTGCTTCAGAGTTCAGCCCATTAACGACCACTTCAGCCCATCTCATCGGGCCACAAATCTGGTTCCCAGATATTTGATCTATTATCAATATAGAGCTTACAAATTAGTTACATTTGCTACAGGGTCGGGTATtgtaaaactattaaattaaaaaagataaaacaaaatcttgatcattagatcatggtaaaattgatgcacgaagaatcacgaaacaattgatgcatgataattttcatgatgcacggtgattttcagataacaaaattatattgttttatttgttttactttaatacttgttttattttacctaaaatctatatatataatcttttgttTGTTATAGCACATAAACAACTGAACAAGTTAACATTGCATGTTCCTGCAATATGAACGCATGGCAATCCATTGATAAAACATGCCATACTAAACAAAGTTCCAAAACTATAAATGATCAAATTTCATCTTTGTGTTCCTTAGTCATAACATAAGACaattttatatctattttttaataCATTGGCTTTAAAATCGATCCCCAGCTATATTGTTATCCAcgcatttattttttgaaaataactgttttaattttatgcaacAAAGAAAATACAAACTAATTACTCCCTCTGTTCCATATTAAATGtcaaattttgacttgtcaagtcttttacttgtaattttgaccataaatatctttgtttgtgttatatgatagttgatgaaagttatatcaataaaaagtacattgaaaaCTCAATCCGTCCTCCGTccatataaattatatgaagttttatatagtatatactaaTATCTTTACGGTCAAGTTTAAAGtagaagacttgacaagtcaaaattggacatttaatctCACAATTTGCATTTTCTTCTTTGTAACTATTCAGTTATTGGGaaagatcaaaatttgatttatcTATCTaatgttattattgtttttaaaaaatgatttattgtTGTTAATTTAGCATAAGTTTCATCACAACAAGCCAATGTGTGTTTAGTCCGCTgagtaaaaatgaaaagaacgaaaatgaagaaagaaaaaaaagttttacatGTAATCGGTACATTTAATTAGACATATGAGTTTGTAAAAGTTTGTATGTAAACCTAACATTCCTAGTAGTTAGATGTATTTTAACattctaaactttaaaacttatatattgtagaagtttaaaatttaactagatttaggaaaaataaaagtaaaacgCATGGAATATTACTAATAATCTCATGTTGTAACATAAAAAGTGACTTTATAacgtaaaaatgtttatatctagcaaaacagaaaaaaagatttgttgagaaatatTGTGTGACTCTCTAGAAAATAAGACCCGTTCTAATGGTGAGATCCGAAACTTTGCAAAACAACATAGATCTTAATTGAAAACAACACGTTACATGTTTGATTTGACTTACTTGTTTCGGTGCCATCAATGACGGGGCAGGATAAGACTTTTTCGACTAATTGAAGGGGGCTTAGAGAAATTTTCGACCGGTATACATAAAAAATCCATTGCATTCATGCTCATGGCTCCAGCCAACCCCGCGTAAAAGGAGCATCCTCAAGTCGTTGGTCTAAAGATAGTTTTGTTAAAACATTGCGAAAAAAGAGCGTATTTGGTTTACCTGTTCGCGAGGtcctttaatttaattttctcCGAGAATAAGTATCACGTACGACACCACCACTCTATAGGCGGTTTCAAGTGCTACATACGATTTGGTTCAATTCAATCTATGCCTTGCAAGTTACCACCAAAAGCAGTTTCACTtttctttatatgtatgtaAGGGTTGGGTATCTaccaatttatttcatactcacaaatcatgtatgacggatattcaaatttctttatgatacaatctatatagctaccatACATCGTACGTGTATTAAGATTAGttgtaaaacatatattaaggtaaaacaaataatacaagaTCTTTGTCGTTtaatcatgattaaattgatgcacgaagattcacgaaacaattgatgcccgataatttttatgatgcacagtgattttcaatgaataaaatcatattgttttatttgttttactttattacttgtttatttAACCTAAAACCtatgtatatattcaaaaatctGTTTTAGTTTTTCAATTCGGGTATTTCAATTTTAGTTGCCTATAAAACCCAAATAAGAACATAACAAAGCGTGTTGGAAACTTTTATAACATCAAATCATCATATTTCTTTCTTAAGCAAGGTATATGAATGCACACGCTTTGATGAGAGAAAGTATTATTTACCAAAGAGaaataaaacacaaacttacaaGTACATAGATCTAAAAATCAACACGTTATTAGATAAATAACAAACAAAGATCATAAGTAAATAAACAACACCCAAATACCCAATACATTCTTTTACAGGTTATGGGTCATTGCAGAGAGCAAATATcaaaacttttacttttatctCCAGGaacaaaattgttaatttgttaataGATACTCCACACATACGAGTAGTTTCTTTTATCTTCCCCATAATTGCTTTGCAATTTGATATgtcaatttcttttaattaaaaagatatggATAACAATTGGTAATAACTTAAATGGTACGATTGAATCTTATGAGTCAAATGGATTTACACAAAAAGCGAGTCGATTTGTTAAGTGACCCACTTTTGTCCAGAGTCTTACAAGTCATTGTGTGAACTTGGACCGAGTTACAAGTcgcaaacttataattattgtgtAGTTTGATAGTATggttatatattttacttattgTTACCTTGTTTTATGTGTTATCTATGTAGTTTTAATTCTTTTGTTACGAATATGGAGATAAATTACGAGTTTATGAGTTAAatctattaaaataataaacttatattataagaacgttacatatatatataaggaaaatgataatgacagccctaagggttatTATTAATACCttattacatacataaaaagtagtactttatatataaaaaaccacCCCTAGAATTT includes the following:
- the LOC122606926 gene encoding histidine kinase 4 → MGQKLQGHHHLVAVSLNEQQLGTKRKYTSYIPRTNQRIYLALWLITFGFFAVEVYRCIDAGHQQRIEEGLVSMCDQRARMLQDQFSVCVNHVHALAVLVSTFHYYKNPSVIDQETFAEYTARTAFERPLLSGVAYAQKVMNSEREEFESQHDGTIRTMENKEPSPHRDEYAPVIFAQETLSYLNLLDMMSGEEDRENILRARSTGKAVLTSPFKLLGSHHLGVVLTIPVYKSKLPPNASVRDRIEATAGYLGGAFDVESLVENLLGQLAGNQEIVVKVYDVTNTSDPLIMYGQQTQDGDQSRVRVSMLDFGDPFRKHQMMCRYLHKAPMSLTAIITSCLGYVIVGLVGYMFYTGAIHIVQVEDDFDTMQQLKVRAEAADVAKSQFLATVSHEIRTPMNGILGMLALLLDTDLSSTQRDYAQTAQACGRALITLINEVLDRAKIEAGKLELEAVPFDLRSILDDVLSLFSEKSRNKGIELAVLVSDKVPQIVMGDPGRFRQVITNLVGNSVKFTEQGHIFVQVHLAEHSKAVQDVKPESCMNGRFKTLSGREAADDRNSWDKFRHLVADEEFPYKVLTSDGTSQNVSLMVSVEDTGIGIPLHAQELVFMPFMQADSSTSRHYGGTGIGLSISKCLVELMGGQISFISRPQIGSTFSFTAIFKKCEKNTVSEPKRSLYDDLPTTFKGLKATVVDTNPVRISVTKYHLKRLGVLVEAVNSIKMATSVFAHNGRKEWKPDMILVEKDVWLSGDNVNSLRGFGHVLKSPKMIILATSITGTEFDKAKAAGFSDTLIMKPLRASMVAACLQQVLGTKKKAEQGKVMTNGSVYLKSLLCGKKILVVDDNMVNRRVAAGALKKFGAAVECADSGKAALDLLQIPHGIDACFMDIQMPEMDGFEATRRIRLMERQANEQQTSGSMEGLLHRTKEWHLPILAMTADVIHATFEECQKSGMDGYVSKPFQEENLYQAVAKFFESNPTTES